The Leucothrix mucor DSM 2157 DNA window TCAACCGCAATAAGCCCTTATTTGACGAAGCTTGTGAGATGTTATCGCAAGGTATTTATATCGACATTACCGCATTCCCAGATGATGCGGTGGATGATGGCTGGAGCGCCGCAGAAGCTTTATTGCTAGCAAAGGAGCGTGGCTGCCCGCTAAAGCAGATCACCATTAGCTCCGATGGCGGCGGCTGTATGCCAGCCTTTGATGCAAGCGGAGCTGTGGTGGCAATGGACTTTGGTCGCTCAGAAACGCTACTCGCCACTTTAAAAACAGTCACAGCGCAAGGTATGGCACTGGAGGATGTGCTATCCTCGCTCACCGCTAATGTGGCTCATTTGTTACGCCTTCCTGCCAAAGGAAAGATCGCAACAGGGGCCGATGCTGATTTGCTGGTGTTAGACGCCGATTACTCGATCAACGACGTAATGGCGCTGGGGCGCTGGCATCTGCGGGATAAGGCATTAATAATGAAAGGCACTTTCGAATAGGGGTTTGTATGTGTCCAGCTAAAGTTAAAGGTGATGCAGTGCGTGGTTTTGTTATCCCGGTCGGGGGCGCAGAAGAGCGTTTTGACGATCCGGTGATTCTGCAACGGTTTGTGGATTTATGTGGTAGCAGCGATGCGCGTATCGTTATCATTCCAACGGCCTCGCAGCTGGATGAAACCGGACCGAATTACGAACAAGTCTTTCATGATTTGGGTGCGGGAAATGCGGTGTCATTACCAATTAATACCCGCGAGGAAGCCCGTCAGGATGACTACCTCGACACACTCATGCAGGCCAACGGCATCTTTATTACCGGTGGTAATCAATTGCGCCTGTCGACTATTTTAGGTGGCACACCGATTGCGCAAGCCATTCGCCGTCAAAATGCCAAAGGCGTACACGTGGCTGGCACTTCCGCAGGTGCGGCGATTATGCCAGAGCACATGATTGCCGGCGGCGCGAAAGGCGCATTGCCGACCGCAGAAGGCGTAACCTTTGCGCCGGGCTTGGGCTTATTAAATAAAGTGATTATCGACCAA harbors:
- a CDS encoding cyanophycinase, with amino-acid sequence MCPAKVKGDAVRGFVIPVGGAEERFDDPVILQRFVDLCGSSDARIVIIPTASQLDETGPNYEQVFHDLGAGNAVSLPINTREEARQDDYLDTLMQANGIFITGGNQLRLSTILGGTPIAQAIRRQNAKGVHVAGTSAGAAIMPEHMIAGGAKGALPTAEGVTFAPGLGLLNKVIIDQHFSQRNRLGRLLSAVSYNPFASGLGICENTAAFIGPDDVLEVVGVGSVTVIDPSELAHSSMAEASGKEAITLLGVKMHILSQGATYNISTRESQPPASC